CTCTTGCGACCAATTCGCCTGGATTGAAGGGCTTAACGATGTAATCGTCTCCTCCGAGCTTCAACCCCTTCACTTTATCCCATTCCTCACCTTTCGCACTGACAAATATAACCGGTATATCCCATTTTTCCCGTATTTTTTCACAAACGGAGAAACCATCCATTCCTGGCATCATGATATCCAATAGGATTAGATCGACTTCCTGTTTTTCAACCAGGCTGATGGCTTCTTTCCCATTTGCAGCCTGGAGGCATCCATAACCGGAGTTCAGTAAATACATTTCAACTAAATTTCGCATATCCTCTTCATCATCAACGACTAAAATGGTGTAAACATGCATGTCATCTACTCCCTCAACAACAATTGAAATGGGCCTTCGCCGACTTTGATCGTTTGTTTAACATCGACTGTCTTTGCATCCATCACATAAATTTCATCACTATCATACCCCGCCACAATCACATCTTTCTTAAAGCTTGCCATTTCAAAGGGATTGACGCCGACCACTTTCCTTTCCACTTCCTCATATTTCCCATTCAATTTATATAATGAGCTGGTTCCATGGCTTAGGACATATATGCCTTCGTCACTCTCCAAAAACTTTATCGGCATGGTAGGCGCCTTCAGCTTTTTTTTCAATTTGCCTGTCGTTGCCGAATAAATGTAAAGGTCCTCTTCGACGTGGTCGCCATCACCGTGGCCGCCTATCCAAATTTCATCCTGTTCTTCCCTTAATAATGTGCCCGTGCTGGAACTATGTATAGGGAATTCAAAATCGACCTTTTTCGTTTCGAGGTTGATCACAGTACATTTCGTATCACCAAAGTTGATTACATACAATCGGTTTGCTTTCTCTCCTTGGAGAACGGTCAAAGGGCTCTTGCCAACCTTGACGACATGCTGTTTCTCTCCTTCACCATTCAAAAAATATATCGAGTGATCCGATTGGTTGACGGCGACGATGCTTTTTCCATCATGCAAGAGCTGCATATTGACGATTCCCTTCCCTGTTTTCCAGCTCTTAATCCGCTTTCCGGCTGATAATGAGAATACTTGGACTTCTTCCATCTCCTTTCCATATAAAAGAATCGTATCTTTATCTGCGAGAAGCAGGGCTCCCGTGAATGGTTCGGCCATGTCCCATTCTGCAAAGGAATGATAGTTTTCGTCGATGAAGGTAAGGGAGGTGTCCTTGATATTGACTGTCGCCAAGAACGCTTCATCTTTGTTTATTTTAGTGTATGCATGACTGCCATTACATCCTGTAAGCAAAAAGGCGGCAAGCAATAGATTAATGCTCCACTTCATATATTGGCTCCTTATTCATGAAATATCTATTTTTGGAAATTTTAACAATGATTTGTGAAAAAAGTATGAAGCAGATAAGAAAATTTTGATAACATGCCTGTATCAAAGTCTATCCAATTCAGCAATATAAACCTTGACGATGGCGTTTTTCATCTCATGGGATAGCGATGATTCCATTACACGTTTAATGCAAAGGTAAAACTTCTCGAGTGCAGGCTTGCGAACACGCGGATGTGCATTTTCATCCGAAAGCTCCCGGCGGACGAGTTCCGCGAGGACGCCCTCCCCACCTTCATCCGTCACCTTGCGATTATTCCAAATGCTTAAATATGCTTCCAATAATGCTTTCTGGTTACTTGTTTCATTCATATTTCTCTTCCATCCTTTACTAATTTATACATATTACCTGTCAAGTTTGTAAAGACTATTTTACTAATAAGATCCATGCTTTAAAAAATAAAAAAAGGAGTGAGTACACTGTCTCAAGTATACCGCTGTCCGAATTGCCGGACAAATAAATCTCGCTTCAATCTCATCCAGCAAGTACCGACCCCCATCAAAAAGGACCCGCAATCCGGAGAGATTGTTGAACAATATTCAAACGATACTCTTCAACCATTCCATCTAGCCTATAATGGTCCGGAGATTCGGGTGCAATGTGCTGCATGCGGTTTAATCGAAGACGAAAAAACTTTTGCAGCATTCGGCTTGCAATCATAAAAAAATGGTCAGGCCCTTTTATGGGCCTGACCATTTTTTCAATCATTTCCCACAGACTTTTTTGCCCGGTCTATGGCAATGGGAATGGCTTTTCCATCCTCATATCCTTCTTCCAATAACGCATTTGCGATTTCTATTGCCTTTTCCCTGACATCTTTATCCAGATTCTTCATCGAATCTGGGTAATCGTTCTTATTCCACGGCATATATACCGCCTCCTTGATAAGAAAGTCTGGTTTTATAATTCCCTCATTCAACTGGCGGCAAACACCTATTGGTTCGCTTTCACTTCCAAAGCCTCCAGCTGACCGATCATGATACCTTTATCAAGCCTTTCCCCGATGATGACGATGTTCAAGGGCATTTTGATCATTTCATTCATATACATCGGCATTCCGTAGGAGTATTGGAATAAGTGGGGGTATTGTGAATGGGTAAAGGAAATGTAACCTTTCATGCGATAGACCGTTTCCGGAAGGGATCTAAGCCAATCTTCAAAATCAGTTTGCTTCACGGACCCTTCAAAAGTATGGACGACAGCCGATAGATGCAAATGATCCTGCACATCAAGCTTTTTATGGCCATTATGCCGTTTTCTTTGCATATGCTGTAACGACGTCAAGGAAATTGCTGCATATTCGGTCAATAAACAGACAGCATCCTTATTCAGTGCTTGTATGGAGTATATCAGCTGTGCCGCCTCCATCTCACTTACCAGATCCGCTTTATTCAGCAATATGAAATCGGCATGATGGATTTGCTCGGCAAGCAATTTGCGCAGCTGCGGGGATAGCCCCTCTCTATCGCGCCACCTCATTAAGTCGACAACCGTTATAATTCCTTTATACTCCAGCCTTTTAGCGAAAAGGGGTGACATGATGCCATCCAGTACTTCTACCGGATGCGCCGCACCGGTCGTTTCAATGTATACGGCATCCAGATCGTTTTCTGTAAGCAGCTCATGTAGCTGGACCTCAAGCTTATCTTGAATGGTGCAGCAGATGCACCCGTCAAAGAGCTCCTTCAGAGGCACTTCATCCCCGATGAGGCCACTATCGAC
This genomic stretch from Peribacillus muralis harbors:
- a CDS encoding YncE family protein: MKWSINLLLAAFLLTGCNGSHAYTKINKDEAFLATVNIKDTSLTFIDENYHSFAEWDMAEPFTGALLLADKDTILLYGKEMEEVQVFSLSAGKRIKSWKTGKGIVNMQLLHDGKSIVAVNQSDHSIYFLNGEGEKQHVVKVGKSPLTVLQGEKANRLYVINFGDTKCTVINLETKKVDFEFPIHSSSTGTLLREEQDEIWIGGHGDGDHVEEDLYIYSATTGKLKKKLKAPTMPIKFLESDEGIYVLSHGTSSLYKLNGKYEEVERKVVGVNPFEMASFKKDVIVAGYDSDEIYVMDAKTVDVKQTIKVGEGPFQLLLRE
- a CDS encoding DNA alkylation repair protein — its product is MSQVYRCPNCRTNKSRFNLIQQVPTPIKKDPQSGEIVEQYSNDTLQPFHLAYNGPEIRVQCAACGLIEDEKTFAAFGLQS
- a CDS encoding CobW family GTP-binding protein, whose product is MKTTEVYILGGFLGSGKTTLLRNILKQESETGRKVAVLLNELGSISVDSGLIGDEVPLKELFDGCICCTIQDKLEVQLHELLTENDLDAVYIETTGAAHPVEVLDGIMSPLFAKRLEYKGIITVVDLMRWRDREGLSPQLRKLLAEQIHHADFILLNKADLVSEMEAAQLIYSIQALNKDAVCLLTEYAAISLTSLQHMQRKRHNGHKKLDVQDHLHLSAVVHTFEGSVKQTDFEDWLRSLPETVYRMKGYISFTHSQYPHLFQYSYGMPMYMNEMIKMPLNIVIIGERLDKGIMIGQLEALEVKANQ